A single region of the Felis catus isolate Fca126 chromosome F2, F.catus_Fca126_mat1.0, whole genome shotgun sequence genome encodes:
- the NDUFB9 gene encoding NADH dehydrogenase [ubiquinone] 1 beta subcomplex subunit 9 isoform X2: protein MAFCAPGAYLTHQQKVLRLYKRALRHLESYCVHRDKYRYFACLLRARFEEHKNEKDMVKATQLLREAEEEFWHNQHPQPYVFPESPGGTSYERYECYKVPEWCLDDWHPSEKAMYPDYFAKREQWKKLRRESWEREQSRRSGADWK from the exons ATGGCGTTCTGCGCGCCGGGTGCCTACCTGACCCACCAGCAGAAGGTGTTGCGGCTTTATAAGCGGGCGCTGCGCCACCTGGAGTCGTATTGTGTCcacag GGACAAATACCGCTACTTTGCTTGTTTGCTGAGAGCTCGGTTTGAAGAACATAAGAATGAAAAGGATATGGTGAAGGCCACCCAACTgctgagggaggcagaggaagaattcTGGCACAATCAGCACCCTCAGCCGTACGTCTTCCCCGAGTCTCCAGGAGGGACCTCCTACGAGAGATATGAGTGCTACAAG GTTCCTGAGTGGTGCTTAGACGACTGGCATCCGTCCGAGAAGGCGATGTATCCAGACTACTTTGCCAAGAGAGAGCAGTGGAAGAAGCTGCGGAGGGAGAGCTGGGAGCGGGAG caaTCCAGGCGGTCTGGTGCAGACTGGAAGTGA
- the NDUFB9 gene encoding NADH dehydrogenase [ubiquinone] 1 beta subcomplex subunit 9 isoform X1 has translation MAFCAPGAYLTHQQKVLRLYKRALRHLESYCVHRDKYRYFACLLRARFEEHKNEKDMVKATQLLREAEEEFWHNQHPQPYVFPESPGGTSYERYECYKVPEWCLDDWHPSEKAMYPDYFAKREQWKKLRRESWEREVKQLQEETPVGGPNTEALPPARKEGDLPPLWWHIVTRPRERPM, from the exons ATGGCGTTCTGCGCGCCGGGTGCCTACCTGACCCACCAGCAGAAGGTGTTGCGGCTTTATAAGCGGGCGCTGCGCCACCTGGAGTCGTATTGTGTCcacag GGACAAATACCGCTACTTTGCTTGTTTGCTGAGAGCTCGGTTTGAAGAACATAAGAATGAAAAGGATATGGTGAAGGCCACCCAACTgctgagggaggcagaggaagaattcTGGCACAATCAGCACCCTCAGCCGTACGTCTTCCCCGAGTCTCCAGGAGGGACCTCCTACGAGAGATATGAGTGCTACAAG GTTCCTGAGTGGTGCTTAGACGACTGGCATCCGTCCGAGAAGGCGATGTATCCAGACTACTTTGCCAAGAGAGAGCAGTGGAAGAAGCTGCGGAGGGAGAGCTGGGAGCGGGAG GTCAAGCAGCTGCAGGAGGAAACCCCAGTCGGTGGTCCCAACACTGAAGCTTTGCCCCCGGCCCGAAAGGAAGGCGATTTGCCCCCCCTGTGGTGGCATATTGTGACCAGGCCCCGGGAGCGGCCcatgtag